One genomic region from Gopherus flavomarginatus isolate rGopFla2 chromosome 20, rGopFla2.mat.asm, whole genome shotgun sequence encodes:
- the LOC127037967 gene encoding free fatty acid receptor 2-like — protein sequence MSLFSFEGAEKMSSKVSIPLVLTVYIFTFLTGLPSNLLAFHTFLVKVRQKTTPIDILLLNLTISDIFLLIFLPFKMVEAASGMEWSLPAFLCPLTNYFYYSSIYISSLFLMAVSVDRYLGVAFPIKYKLRRHPAYAIATSVVFWVVTCAHCSFIYIVQYEVLSPNGTATSNNMSHCYEHFSLTQLQILLPVRLEFFVVLFCLPFTITIFCYVNLVRILVALPNIPARKKQRAVGLAVATLFNFIVCFTPFNLSHVVGFVQNKSPSWRVYALLFSTLNAALDPAIFYFSSSAVQRAFANCLATLWHKLSTILSRFHLHCFTRYEEGGSELKAASGKLVGESTT from the coding sequence ATGAGCCTGTTCTCCTTTGAAGGAGCTGAGAAGATGAGTTCAAAAGTTTCCATCCCGCTGGTTCTCACTGTCTACATCTTCACCTTCCTGACTGGCCTCCCATCCAACCTCCtggccttccacaccttcctggTGAAGGTCCGCCAGAAAACCACCCCCATCGACATCCTTCTCCTCAACCTCACCATCTCCGacatcttcctcctcatcttcctcccctTCAAGATGGTGGAGGCTGCCTCAGGCATGGAGTGGTCCTTGcctgctttcctctgcccactCACCAACTACTTCTACTACAGTAGCATCTACATCAGCTCCCTCTTCCTCATGGCTGTCAGCGTTGATCGCTACCTGGGGGTGGCCTTTCCCATCAAGTACAAGCTCCGGCGTCATCCAGCTTATGCTATCGCCACCTCCGTGGTCTTCTGGGTAGTCACCTGTGCCCACTGCAGTTTTATCTACATTGTCCAATACGAGGTCCTGAGCCCCAATGGGACCGCGACCTCCAATAACATGTCCCACTGCTATGAACATTTCTCCCTTACACAGCTCCAGATCCTGCTCCCTGTCCGGCTGGAGTTCTTCGTCGTCCTCTTCTGCCTTCCCTTCACCATCACCATCTTCTGCTACGTCAACCTCGTCCGCATCCTGGTGGCCCTGCCCAACATCCCGGCCCGGAAGAAGCAGCGGGCCGTGGGCCTGGCTGTCGCCACCTTGTTCAACTTCATAGTCTGCTTCACCCCCTTCAACTTGTCCCACGTGGTGGGCTTTGTCCAGAACAAGAGCCCCTCCTGGAGGGTGTATGCTCTTCTCTTCAGCACCCTCAACGCGGCCTTGGACCCCGCCATCTTCTACTTCTCCTCCAGTGCCGTCCAAAGGGCCTTCGCCAACTGCCTGGCCACCCTGTGGCACAAACTCAGCACCATCTTGTCCCGGTTCCATCTCCACTGCTTCACTCGCTACGAGGAAGGGGGCAGTGAGTTGAAGGCAGCCAGTGGGAAACTGGTTGGGGAGTCAACAACTTGA
- the LOC127037968 gene encoding free fatty acid receptor 2-like, producing the protein MSPFFPVEAEKMSLKVSIPLILTIYIFTLLTGFPSNLLAFYTFLVKIHQKTTPVDILLLNLTVSDIFLLIFLPFKMVEAASGMEWPLPAFLCPLTSYFYFNSIYISSLFLMAVSIDRYLGVAFPIKYKLRRHPGYTAATSMVFWVVTCVHCSFVYIVQYEVLSPNGTVASNNMSHCYEHFSPIKHQILLPVRLEFFIALFCLPFTFTIFCYVNFVRILVALPNIPARRKQRAVGLAVATLFNFIVCFTPFNLSHMVGFVQNKSPSWRVYALLFSTLNAALDPTNFYFSSSAVQRAFANCLAILWYKLSTILSRCHLRCFTRCGEGGREVKVTSGMEAEELMT; encoded by the coding sequence ATGAGCCCATTCTTCCCTGTAGAAGCCGAGAAGATGAGTTTGAAAGTTTCCATCCCGCTGATTCTCACCATCTACATCTTCACCTTACTGACCGGCTTCCCATCCAACCTCCTCGCCTTCTACACCTTCCTGGTGAAGATCCACCAGAAAACCACCCCCGTCGACATCCTTCTCCTCAACCTCACCGTCTCCGacatcttcctcctcatcttcctcccctTCAAGATGGTGGAGGCTGCCTCAGGCATGGAGTGGCCCTTGCCTGCTTTCCTCTGTCCACTCACCAGCTACTTCTACTTCAATAGCATCTACATCAGCTCCCTCTTCCTCATGGCTGTCAGCATTGATCGCTACCTGGGGGTGGCCTTTCCCATCAAGTACAAGCTCCGGCGCCATCCAGGTTACACCGCTGCCACCTCCATGGTCTTCTGGGTGGTCACCTGTGTCCACTGCAGCTTTGTCTACATTGTCCAATATGAGGTCCTGAGCCCCAATGGGACCGTGGCCTCCAATAACATGTCCCACTGCTATGAACATTTCTCCCCTATAAAGCACCAGATCCTGCTCCCTGTCCGGCTGGAGTTCTTCATCGCCCTCTTCTGTCTTCCCTTCACCTTCACCATCTTCTGCTACGTCAACTTTGTCCGCATCCTGGTGGCCCTGCCCAACATCCCGGCCCGGAGGAAGCAGCGGGCCGTGGGCCTGGCCGTGGCCACCTTGTTCAACTTCATAGTCTGCTTCACCCCCTTCAACTTGTCCCACATGGTGGGCTTTGTCCAGAACAAGAGTCCCTCCTGGAGGGTGTATGCTCTGCTCTTCAGCACCCTCAACGCCGCCCTGGACCCCACCAACTTTTACTTCTCCTCCAGTGCCGTCCAAAGGGCCTTCGCCAACTGCCTGGCCATCCTGTGGTACAAACTCAGCACCATCTTGTCCCGGTGCCATCTCCGCTGCTTCACTCGCtgcggggaagggggcagagaggtgaaaGTGACCAGTGGGATGGAGGCTGAGGAGTTGATGACTTGA